The genomic region TAAATTCATAAGGGTTACTTGAAATGTTATCAACTTCATAAAATACTCCATCAACTATTATTCCACACCTTTCTATACTCCCCATAGTAATTCTAATCCTGCTATAGACTTTAGAATATCAGTCCTAGTTACAATTCCTATAACTCTCTGCATTGAATCTACTACAAGTAATCTACCTACGTTATATATTACCATTTTCCTAATTGCCTCTAAAACGTCCTCCTCGTCCCTTATCGTTATAACATCAGTCTTCATGTAATCTGAAACTTTTGCATCATATTTTCCTTCAAAGAATGCCTTAATAATATCTGCAGTAGTTATAATTCCTAGGACTTTCTCTCCTTCTCCTAAGACTGGAGCACCTCTAATACCCTCTTTATATAATATCATTGAAGCCTCTTTTAACGTCATGTCGGGCTTAAGTGTTATAAGCCTCCTTCCAATAATGTTCTTCACTTTTTCCTTTGGAACACTTATCATTCTCTTAACATCTATTAAAACCTCTTTTCTGGAATCATCGGCATTAATTACCACTCCATCTATTACTAGTCTGCTATATGGTGTTGGGCCTAATCTAACTGGGTCTCCCGGCCTAATTTTCCTTAAGTCTCCAGTGACTTTAAGAATCACTTTATTGCCAGAAGGATTAGTAACGTCAAGAAGCTCAATATTCTCAATTTTAATATCAGTTTCGACATTTCCTCTATATAAACTTAATTTATCAAGAATAGGAGAAATTGATGGATTTTTAATAAATTCATAAGCTTTTAA from Acidianus ambivalens harbors:
- a CDS encoding CBS domain-containing protein, which translates into the protein MQNLSSTQREILLALIELYNKGKKMIKSKEVADMIGKDEGTVRNIILGLKVLGLVESKPGPNGGYIPTLKAYEFIKNPSISPILDKLSLYRGNVETDIKIENIELLDVTNPSGNKVILKVTGDLRKIRPGDPVRLGPTPYSRLVIDGVVINADDSRKEVLIDVKRMISVPKEKVKNIIGRRLITLKPDMTLKEASMILYKEGIRGAPVLGEGEKVLGIITTADIIKAFFEGKYDAKVSDYMKTDVITIRDEEDVLEAIRKMVIYNVGRLLVVDSMQRVIGIVTRTDILKSIAGLELLWGV